From one Triticum urartu cultivar G1812 chromosome 3, Tu2.1, whole genome shotgun sequence genomic stretch:
- the LOC125542659 gene encoding N-glycosylase/DNA lyase OGG1 translates to MRPPLLPRAASAVPPRRQRTVRPPMPSSPALLSSTPPPAAPTETPKPETTHQHPPPARRRLTLAGEEWHPLPLSLAELSLPLTLPTGQTFLWRRTSLSPLRFTAAVGPHLVSLSHLSDDDRLAFLLHNGDPASPSVATARAALCDYLNAAVPLTDLWVRFTAADARFAEVAARLGGGGARVLRQDPVECLFQFLCSSNNNIARIEKMVWTLAGYGERLGEVGGFVFHRFPTVERLAQVSEQELREAGFGYRAKYVVGTAKELMAKPGGGAKWLALLRDRELPEVIEGLCTLPGVGPKVAACIALFSLDKNQAIPVDTHVWKVATQYMLPELAGKSLTPKLSIVVADAFVAKFGEYAGWAQNVLFIGQLPAKKLVATEVTSDTAKPTKRKRAKKMVEIQA, encoded by the exons ATGCGTCCCCCGCTCCTCccccgcgccgcctccgccgTGCCTCCTCGCCGCCAGCGCACCGTCAGGCCGCCGATGCCGTCCTCCCCTGCCCTCCTCTCCTCCACCCCACCGCCGGCCGCACCCACAGAAACCCCCAAGCCCGAGACCACCCACCAGCACCCTccccccgcccgccgccgcctaaCCCTCGCCGGCGAGGAGTGGCACCCGCTCCCCCTCTCCCTCGCCGAGCTCTCCCTCCCGCTCACCCTCCCCACCGGCCAGACCTTCCTCTGGCGCCGCACCTCGCTCTCCCCGCTCCGATTCACCGCTGCCGTGGGCCCGCACCTCGTCTCCCTCTCCCACCTCTCCGACGACGaccgcctcgccttcctcctccaCAACGGCGACCCCGCCTCCCCCTCCGTAGCCACCGCCCGGGCCGCGCTGTGCGACTATCTGAACGCGGCCGTCCCCCTCACCGACCTCTGGGTCCGGTTCACCGCCGCCGATGCGCGCTTCGCGGAGGTCGCGGCACGgctcggcggcggtggcgcaCGGGTGCTCAGGCAGGACCCGGTCGAGTGTCTGTTCCAGTTCCTCTGCTCCTCCAACAACAACATCGCGCGGATCGAGAAGATGGTCTGGACGCTGGCCGGATACGGGGAGCGGCTCGGAGAGGTCGGCGGCTTCGTCTTCCACCGGTTCCCCACTGTCGAGCGGCTCGCGCAGGTGTCCGAGCAGGAGCTTCGGGAGGCTGGGTTTGGGTACAG GGCAAAGTATGTTGTTGGCACTGCTAAAGAATTGATGGCCAAGCCTGGTGGAGGCGCAAAATGGCTTGCCTTGCTGCGTGACAGGGAACTTCCGGAGGTAATTGAGGGTCTTTGTACGCTGCCAGGTGTTGGTCCAAAAGTTGCAGCCTGCATCGCTCTGTTCTCTCTTGATAAGAATCAGGCTATTCCTGTTGACACACATGTCTGGAAG GTTGCTACACAATATATGTTGCCTGAGCTAGCTGGCAAGAGCCTGACTCCAAAACTGAGCATTGTTGTTGCCGATGCATTTGTAGCCAAATTTGGCGAGTATGCTGGTTGGGCGCAGAATGTTCTCTTTATTGGCCAGCTACCTGCTAAAAAACTTGTGGCCACCGAAGTTACCAGTGACACCGCGAAACCTACCAAGAGGAAACGTGCGAAGAAGATGGTTGAAATACAGGCATGA